In a genomic window of Amblyomma americanum isolate KBUSLIRL-KWMA chromosome 4, ASM5285725v1, whole genome shotgun sequence:
- the LOC144128921 gene encoding uncharacterized protein LOC144128921 isoform X1: MGRLHRITHIATAGERAPFLPLLLLLGLLLAAPASRASEPVDPMDAYLRAQPPESARTRPAAGRRGFAAAESVSTASRKLQLPEEERNTDDLPFGARLKPPRLYGVTVADRPPPTTTPPGQEATRPTTTARPRPSAPARTPGARGGGPQRRRLVPDDVVGPKKRHRTTQQHTPRPTAPPAPPRTKFRTKTTSTTTPRPTLPPPKGKGGPKQRKAFPSGAKGPTQLLAGKNGTRPGAPINETSGNGTALGPKAQASFFFTNVGPNHFEYRGVFDQNAVPISFRDNPETLFQLIPQLPRLFEDPFSAPKGPAAHLLLQPPPRLTEPPAPPPPPPLTLLQPVVNFIEDPPPPTAVVEHVPPPPPPPPPPPPPPPPASRPQSLTRGGFPKYDYIRGPQYPKIFKFNDERISIVEFERIKREGRLTRRRGDALDPDRVSRNNFLIFHGGLFKARNEDQTYGNLVAPPPPRSEPVYAPYKAPPDPGAPDPPPATRFHFLPLKPTFAKGKPGGFVYFIRT; the protein is encoded by the exons ATGGGCCGTCTCCACCGAATCACCCACATCGCGACGGCAGGAGAAAgg GCCCcgttcctgccgctgctgctgctgctcggcctgctgctggcggcgccggCGAGCCGCGCCTCGGAGCCCGTCGACCCCATGGACGCCTACCTGAGGGCGCAGCCGCCCGAGTCGGCGCGGACCAGGCCGGCGGCGGGGCGACGgggcttcgccgccgccgagagcGTGTCGACGGCGAGCCGAAAGCTGCAGCTGCCGGAGGAGGAGAGGAACACGGACGACCTGCCGTTCGGCGCACGCCTCAAGCCACCCAGGCTGTACGGCGTGACCGTCGCCGACCGGCCGCCGCCCACGACGACGCCGCCGGGCCAAGAAGCCACTCGGCCGACCACGACGGCCAGGCCACGGCCCTCCGCTCCGGCGCGAACACCGGGAGCCCGGGGTGGAGGCCCGCAAAGGCGGCGCCTCGTCCCGGACGACGTCGTCGGTCCCAAGAAGAGGCATCGGACGACGCAGCAGCATACCCCAAGGCCCACCGCTCCTCCCGCGCCGCCACGGACCAAGTTCAGGACGAAGACGACGTCGACCACGACGCCGAGACCGACCCTGCCCCCGCCAAAGGGTAAAGGCGGGCCCAAACAGAGGAAGGCGTTCCCCAGCGGCGCCAAGGGGCCCACCCAGCTGCTGGCGGGCAAGAACGGCACGCGGCCCGGCGCACCCATCAACGAGACCAGCGGCAACGGCACGGCGCTGGGCCCCAAGGCGCAGGCGTCATTCTTCTTCACCAACGTGGGGCCCAACCACTTCGAGTACCGCGGCGTGTTCGACCAGAACGCGGTGCCCATCAGCTTCCGCGACAACCCGGAGACCCTCTTCCAGCTGATCCCGCAGCTGCCGAGGCTCTTCGAGGACCCCTTCTCGGCGCCCAAGGGCCCCGCGGCGCACCTGCTCCTGCAGCCGCCGCCCAGGCTGACCGAGCcgccggcgccgccaccgccgccgccgctcacgCTGCTGCAGCCGGTGGTGAACTTCATCGAGGACCCGCCGCCGCCCACCGCCGTGGTCGAGCACGTGCCCCCGCCGCCGCCCCCTCCTCCTCCGCCCCCACCTCCACCACCGCCCGCGTCGCGGCCTCAGTCCCTGACGCGGGGCGGCTTCCCCAAGTACGACTACATCCGCGGGCCCCAGTACCCCAAGATCTTCAAGTTCAACGACGAGCGCATCAGCATCGTCGAGTTCGAGCGCATCAAGCGCGAGGGCCGCCTGACGCGACGCCGCGGGGACGCCCTGGACCCGGACCGCGTGTCGCGCAACAACTTCCTCATCTTCCACGGCGGCCTCTTCAAGGCGCGCAACGAGGACCAGACGTACGGAAACCTGGTGGCGCCGCCGCCTCCGCGCAGCGAGCCCGTGTACGCGCCCTACAAGGCGCCACCCGATCCCGGGGCGCCCGATCCGCCGCCCGCGACGCGCTTTCACTTCCTGCCGCTGAAGCCCACCTTCGCCAAAGGGAAGCCCGGGGGATTCGTTTACTTCATCAGGACCTGA
- the LOC144128921 gene encoding uncharacterized protein LOC144128921 isoform X2 yields MRTESLGPARRQAPFLPLLLLLGLLLAAPASRASEPVDPMDAYLRAQPPESARTRPAAGRRGFAAAESVSTASRKLQLPEEERNTDDLPFGARLKPPRLYGVTVADRPPPTTTPPGQEATRPTTTARPRPSAPARTPGARGGGPQRRRLVPDDVVGPKKRHRTTQQHTPRPTAPPAPPRTKFRTKTTSTTTPRPTLPPPKGKGGPKQRKAFPSGAKGPTQLLAGKNGTRPGAPINETSGNGTALGPKAQASFFFTNVGPNHFEYRGVFDQNAVPISFRDNPETLFQLIPQLPRLFEDPFSAPKGPAAHLLLQPPPRLTEPPAPPPPPPLTLLQPVVNFIEDPPPPTAVVEHVPPPPPPPPPPPPPPPPASRPQSLTRGGFPKYDYIRGPQYPKIFKFNDERISIVEFERIKREGRLTRRRGDALDPDRVSRNNFLIFHGGLFKARNEDQTYGNLVAPPPPRSEPVYAPYKAPPDPGAPDPPPATRFHFLPLKPTFAKGKPGGFVYFIRT; encoded by the exons ATGCGGACCGAGTCCTTGGGCCCAGCACGGCGACAG GCCCcgttcctgccgctgctgctgctgctcggcctgctgctggcggcgccggCGAGCCGCGCCTCGGAGCCCGTCGACCCCATGGACGCCTACCTGAGGGCGCAGCCGCCCGAGTCGGCGCGGACCAGGCCGGCGGCGGGGCGACGgggcttcgccgccgccgagagcGTGTCGACGGCGAGCCGAAAGCTGCAGCTGCCGGAGGAGGAGAGGAACACGGACGACCTGCCGTTCGGCGCACGCCTCAAGCCACCCAGGCTGTACGGCGTGACCGTCGCCGACCGGCCGCCGCCCACGACGACGCCGCCGGGCCAAGAAGCCACTCGGCCGACCACGACGGCCAGGCCACGGCCCTCCGCTCCGGCGCGAACACCGGGAGCCCGGGGTGGAGGCCCGCAAAGGCGGCGCCTCGTCCCGGACGACGTCGTCGGTCCCAAGAAGAGGCATCGGACGACGCAGCAGCATACCCCAAGGCCCACCGCTCCTCCCGCGCCGCCACGGACCAAGTTCAGGACGAAGACGACGTCGACCACGACGCCGAGACCGACCCTGCCCCCGCCAAAGGGTAAAGGCGGGCCCAAACAGAGGAAGGCGTTCCCCAGCGGCGCCAAGGGGCCCACCCAGCTGCTGGCGGGCAAGAACGGCACGCGGCCCGGCGCACCCATCAACGAGACCAGCGGCAACGGCACGGCGCTGGGCCCCAAGGCGCAGGCGTCATTCTTCTTCACCAACGTGGGGCCCAACCACTTCGAGTACCGCGGCGTGTTCGACCAGAACGCGGTGCCCATCAGCTTCCGCGACAACCCGGAGACCCTCTTCCAGCTGATCCCGCAGCTGCCGAGGCTCTTCGAGGACCCCTTCTCGGCGCCCAAGGGCCCCGCGGCGCACCTGCTCCTGCAGCCGCCGCCCAGGCTGACCGAGCcgccggcgccgccaccgccgccgccgctcacgCTGCTGCAGCCGGTGGTGAACTTCATCGAGGACCCGCCGCCGCCCACCGCCGTGGTCGAGCACGTGCCCCCGCCGCCGCCCCCTCCTCCTCCGCCCCCACCTCCACCACCGCCCGCGTCGCGGCCTCAGTCCCTGACGCGGGGCGGCTTCCCCAAGTACGACTACATCCGCGGGCCCCAGTACCCCAAGATCTTCAAGTTCAACGACGAGCGCATCAGCATCGTCGAGTTCGAGCGCATCAAGCGCGAGGGCCGCCTGACGCGACGCCGCGGGGACGCCCTGGACCCGGACCGCGTGTCGCGCAACAACTTCCTCATCTTCCACGGCGGCCTCTTCAAGGCGCGCAACGAGGACCAGACGTACGGAAACCTGGTGGCGCCGCCGCCTCCGCGCAGCGAGCCCGTGTACGCGCCCTACAAGGCGCCACCCGATCCCGGGGCGCCCGATCCGCCGCCCGCGACGCGCTTTCACTTCCTGCCGCTGAAGCCCACCTTCGCCAAAGGGAAGCCCGGGGGATTCGTTTACTTCATCAGGACCTGA